TATTAGCGGGTAGAGTTATGTCTTGACTGAATTGTATTCGGGAACAAGAACATACGCATGAATATGTGGAAAAAATAAACTATTTAATTATACAAAAATTATAAAGTCATGAGTGATAGTAAATTTGAATATATCGATGATGTTCTCTTGAATGTAGATAAAGATAAAATAGAAAAAAAGAAAAAATCTCCTATAAAGCCTTTGGCATTGTTGATCTTGGGTGCTGCAATCCTTTGGTATGGTGCGAATTATATTAACACGGCTCAGAGTGATACGCTTTCTTCTGTTGTTATTATGATCGGTTTAGGTGTTGCAGCATGGGGAGTCGTGGCATTTTTGGTAAAGAAAGAGCGTTACGTTTACAAACCAACAGGAAAGGTGTTGAAGAAACATAAAGTGTATGTGGCTGCAAATCAGTCCTCACGATTGTATGATATTTTGGAGCAAAATAGGTATGATGATTTACAATCATTGACCCGTTCCGGACAATCTAATTTAAGCTTGGAGGCTTATTGTAGTGAAGATGAACAATATGCTTTGTTACAAGTCATGGAATTCATTCCTTACAATGACGTGCCGATGACTCCTGTCAAAGTATGTGAAGGAACTCAGGCAAAACAAGTAGCTTATTTCTTAAAATAATACTCTGAACTATTAAGTAGTCCAGAGTTTCCACGAATAATCGGCTTGCAGATAGAGCATCTGTAAGCCGTTTTTTATTCGTGCCCCTTGCTGTTCTCCACGGTGCATGAATTCGGTTATTTCCGGATTATAAATAAGGTCGAAAAGATAATGATTTGAGGAGAGAAGATGATAAGGAATGTCCGGACAATCGGTTATATGCGGCCACATCCCCACGGGGGTGGCGTTAATAATTAAAGGAGTGTTGGGTAGGTAACGGGCAACTTGGTTGTAGGAGATTTCAGAGGAAGAATGGGGGGTACGGCTAACCGTGAATACTTCTATTCCCAAAGAGGTAAGTGCATTCCGGACGGCTTTGGACGCTCCGCCAGTGCCTAAAAGTAAAGCTTGTGTAGGCGGTGTCTGGATAAATTCTAATAAAGATTCTCTGAAACCTAAGATGTCAGTGTTGTATCCGGTTAGGATGGAACCGGAAATCGTGTGTTCTACTTTCACGGAATTAACGGCTCCGATTTTTCTGGCATCCTCGCTGATATGGTCTAAATAGGGAATGATCTTCTCCTTGTAAGGGATCGTGACGGCAAATCCTTTTAGCGAGGGGGTTGTTTTAATGACTTGTAGTGTCTGTTCAATATTATCAGATTCGAAGTTCACAAATTCTGCATCTATTTTTTCTGCCTTGAACTTCTCAGTGAAGTAAGTCTTTGAAAATGAATGTCCCAAAGGAAAACCGAGTAATCCGAAAAGTTGCATGGGAGTTTATAAGGTTTGTAAGGTTTATAAGGTTTAAAAAGTTCGGGAGGCATAATTTCCTATGGAGTATTTATTTCATCTACAGTTGTTTTACGACAGATAAAGACACGGTCACTTTATGAACCTGACGAACTTTATAAACCCTTGATGAACTATTTTTTTAGTACTACGGCTAGTTTTTCAATACCCCATATGAGTAAAATACCAATGATACACATGAGGATTGCCTGCCATACAAGAGGATCGCTCCCGTTAACTTGCTTGAAGGTATTGGGGAGAACGTTTTTTTCAACATCAAAAGCAATCCCGTTAACCAGTTCTGTATCTGTAATTTTCCAGGGCCAGATTTTGTTGAGTGATCCGACCATGAATCCTGTTAATAGGGCTACTGTCATTCCATGATAGTTTTTCAATAACCAGGATAGCAAGTGTGAGAAAGCGACTATACCAGCCACAGCTCCAACTAAGAAGGTAAGTAGAACGGGAATGTTGAATTCGCTGACGGCGGTAATGATGTATTCGTATTTCCCTAAAAGTAACAGAATGAAGGCACCGGATATTCCCGGTAGGATCATGGCGCAAATGGCGATAGCCCCGGAAAGGAGAATAAACCACCAGTCATTCGGAGTACTGGTTGGGGAGAGAACCGTGATCGTGT
The window above is part of the Butyricimonas paravirosa genome. Proteins encoded here:
- a CDS encoding shikimate dehydrogenase family protein, encoding MQLFGLLGFPLGHSFSKTYFTEKFKAEKIDAEFVNFESDNIEQTLQVIKTTPSLKGFAVTIPYKEKIIPYLDHISEDARKIGAVNSVKVEHTISGSILTGYNTDILGFRESLLEFIQTPPTQALLLGTGGASKAVRNALTSLGIEVFTVSRTPHSSSEISYNQVARYLPNTPLIINATPVGMWPHITDCPDIPYHLLSSNHYLFDLIYNPEITEFMHRGEQQGARIKNGLQMLYLQADYSWKLWTT
- a CDS encoding DUF368 domain-containing protein, with the protein product MEKKKNYLLLVLRGCAMGAADVIPGVSGGTIAFITGIYEELIESIRSINLKALRLLGTFQLKEFWKHINGNFLISVVAGIAISIFSLAKLMKYLLETHPLYIWSFFFGLIIISALMVSREIKKWDILTITSLIVGAIIAYTITVLSPTSTPNDWWFILLSGAIAICAMILPGISGAFILLLLGKYEYIITAVSEFNIPVLLTFLVGAVAGIVAFSHLLSWLLKNYHGMTVALLTGFMVGSLNKIWPWKITDTELVNGIAFDVEKNVLPNTFKQVNGSDPLVWQAILMCIIGILLIWGIEKLAVVLKK